Proteins encoded by one window of Micromonospora coxensis:
- a CDS encoding L-ribulose-5-phosphate 4-epimerase, with the protein MSIRTSAAVRSTITELRETVCALHAELTRHELVIWTAGNVSARVPGEELMVIKPSGVRYHELTPESIVVTDLTGRLVEGDRSPSSDTAAHAYVYRHLPEVGGIVHSHSTYATAWSARREPIPCVLTMVADEFGGDIPVGPFALIGDDSIGRGIVETLRGSRSRAVLMGGHGPFTVGTDAQDAVKAAVMLEDVARTVHIARQLGDPPRLAQAHIDHLFHRYQNVYGQQGDTPS; encoded by the coding sequence ATGAGCATCCGTACCTCTGCCGCCGTCCGGTCCACCATCACCGAACTGCGCGAGACCGTCTGCGCCCTGCACGCCGAGCTGACCCGCCATGAGCTGGTGATCTGGACGGCGGGCAACGTCTCGGCACGGGTGCCCGGCGAGGAGCTCATGGTGATCAAGCCCTCGGGCGTGCGATATCACGAGCTGACCCCGGAATCCATTGTCGTCACGGACCTGACCGGCCGGCTCGTCGAGGGCGACCGGTCCCCGTCGTCGGACACCGCGGCCCATGCCTACGTCTACCGGCACCTACCCGAGGTCGGCGGCATCGTGCACTCCCACTCCACCTACGCCACCGCCTGGTCCGCCCGTCGGGAGCCGATCCCGTGCGTGCTGACGATGGTCGCCGACGAGTTCGGCGGGGACATTCCGGTCGGGCCGTTCGCCCTGATCGGTGACGACTCGATCGGCCGCGGCATCGTCGAGACGCTGCGCGGGTCCCGCAGTCGCGCCGTCCTGATGGGCGGACACGGCCCGTTCACCGTCGGCACCGACGCCCAGGACGCGGTCAAGGCCGCCGTGATGCTCGAGGACGTCGCCCGGACCGTGCACATCGCGCGCCAGCTCGGCGACCCGCCCCGACTCGCGCAGGCGCACATCGACCACCTCTTCCACCGGTATCAGAACGTCTACGGACAGCAGGGAGACACGCCCTCATGA
- the araA gene encoding L-arabinose isomerase encodes MRQQIWFLTGSQGLYGEDVLDQVARQSREISDALARHPGILPEVVAKPVLTDATNIRRIMLDANADDRVVGVIAWMHTFSPAKMWITGLDTLRKPLLHLHTQINRDLPWSSIDMDFMNLNQAAHGDREFGYIQTRLGKIRKTVSGHTSDPAVLARIGDWCRVALGVHALRSMRLARFGDNMRNVAVTEGDKVEAELRFGVSVNTYGVNDLVAVVDAIDDGPIKDLVGEYEERYAVEPELRAGGERHESLRYAARIELALRHFLDDGGFTAFTTNFEDLGGLRQLPGLAVQRLMADGYGFGGEGDWKTAVLLRTLKVIATGLPGGTSFMEDYTYHLEPGRELVLGAHMLEVCPSITTRTPRIEVHPLSIGGREDPVRMVFDADPADGLVLGMCDLGDRFRLVANEVSLVDPLEEMPRLPVARAVWRPLPDFATSADSWLAAGGPHHTVLSTALTREHLYDFAETVGVELALIGEGTTARRFAQELQWSNAYHRLAQGL; translated from the coding sequence ATGAGGCAGCAGATCTGGTTCCTCACCGGCAGCCAGGGCCTGTACGGCGAGGACGTCCTCGATCAGGTGGCCCGCCAGTCCCGGGAGATCTCCGACGCGCTGGCGCGGCACCCGGGGATCCTGCCGGAGGTGGTGGCCAAGCCGGTGCTCACCGACGCGACGAACATCCGCCGGATCATGCTCGACGCGAACGCCGACGACCGGGTGGTCGGGGTGATCGCCTGGATGCACACCTTCTCACCGGCGAAGATGTGGATCACCGGCCTCGACACGCTGCGCAAGCCCCTGCTGCACCTGCACACGCAGATCAACCGGGATCTGCCGTGGAGCAGCATCGACATGGACTTCATGAACCTCAATCAGGCCGCGCACGGCGACCGGGAGTTCGGCTACATCCAGACCCGGCTCGGCAAGATCCGCAAGACGGTCTCCGGCCACACGTCCGACCCGGCCGTGCTGGCCCGGATCGGCGACTGGTGCCGGGTGGCGCTCGGGGTGCACGCCCTCCGTTCGATGCGACTGGCCCGCTTCGGCGACAACATGCGCAACGTCGCGGTGACCGAGGGCGACAAGGTCGAGGCCGAGCTGCGATTCGGCGTGTCGGTGAACACGTACGGCGTCAACGACCTGGTCGCCGTGGTGGACGCCATCGACGACGGACCGATCAAGGACCTCGTCGGCGAGTACGAGGAGCGCTACGCGGTCGAGCCGGAGCTGCGCGCCGGCGGCGAGCGCCACGAGTCCCTGCGCTACGCCGCCCGCATCGAACTCGCCCTGCGCCACTTCCTCGACGACGGTGGATTCACCGCCTTCACCACCAACTTCGAGGACCTCGGCGGGCTGCGCCAACTTCCCGGCCTCGCCGTGCAACGGCTGATGGCCGACGGCTACGGCTTCGGCGGCGAGGGCGACTGGAAGACCGCCGTGCTGCTGCGCACGCTCAAGGTGATCGCCACCGGGCTACCCGGCGGGACCTCCTTCATGGAGGACTACACCTACCACCTCGAACCCGGTCGGGAACTCGTCCTCGGTGCGCACATGCTGGAGGTCTGCCCGTCGATCACGACCCGCACCCCGCGGATCGAGGTCCACCCGCTGTCCATCGGCGGCCGGGAGGATCCGGTCCGGATGGTGTTCGACGCCGATCCCGCCGACGGACTGGTGCTCGGCATGTGCGACCTCGGCGACCGGTTCCGCCTCGTCGCCAACGAGGTGAGCCTGGTGGACCCACTCGAGGAGATGCCGCGGCTGCCGGTCGCCCGCGCGGTCTGGCGCCCACTCCCGGACTTCGCCACCTCCGCCGACTCCTGGTTGGCCGCCGGCGGCCCCCACCACACCGTCCTGTCCACCGCGTTGACCCGGGAGCACCTCTACGACTTCGCCGAGACCGTCGGGGTCGAACTCGCGCTGATCGGCGAGGGGACCACCGCTCGCCGCTTCGCCCAGGAACTGCAGTGGAGCAACGCCTACCACCGACTCGCACAGGGTCTGTGA
- a CDS encoding ABC transporter substrate-binding protein yields the protein MRSLKLITVAVVAALGLTATGCSSSSDTKSDGPVTLTYAMWQQDQVAAFEKIFAEFTRQNPEISVKIQLTPFAQYFAKRQNEAANGTLPDVFWLNPYHFPLYASEGVIAPIDEKVSRSGFDLDAIPEGMRSMYSWDGKLYSLPNNRTVIVVYYNKDLFAKAKLPEPKPSWTWQEFQDTARKLTDPEAGVYGTAVSLDQGHVGVQTTIPQAGGYVLSPDKSKTGFGDPKTVAGVRYLTDMIANGSAPKLSTTAQTDMNSLFFSSKVAMLYQGSWFANAYSQSDLAKAGKIGVVTVPHGPAGNATPGSSLGNVMPAKAKHPEQSYKLIEFLGSKAAAEIYSQEGVGLTAYRETDQNYVGKFTKVFDLTPVTEAVKVANPLPASLNSSVWLKQLVDDLTPAFEQKQSAEQACAKLATDMQGALDQEKRKK from the coding sequence TTGAGATCACTCAAGTTGATCACGGTCGCCGTGGTCGCCGCCCTCGGTCTGACCGCGACAGGCTGTTCGTCGTCGTCCGACACGAAGTCCGACGGCCCGGTCACCCTCACCTATGCCATGTGGCAGCAGGACCAGGTGGCCGCGTTCGAGAAGATCTTCGCCGAGTTCACCCGGCAGAACCCGGAGATCAGCGTCAAGATCCAGCTCACCCCGTTCGCCCAGTACTTCGCCAAGCGTCAGAACGAGGCTGCCAACGGGACCCTGCCGGACGTGTTCTGGCTCAACCCCTACCACTTCCCGCTCTACGCGTCCGAGGGCGTCATCGCCCCGATCGACGAGAAGGTGAGCCGGTCCGGCTTCGACCTCGACGCCATCCCCGAGGGCATGCGGAGCATGTACAGCTGGGACGGCAAGCTGTACTCGCTGCCCAACAACCGCACCGTGATCGTCGTCTACTACAACAAGGACCTGTTCGCCAAGGCCAAGCTGCCGGAGCCGAAGCCGTCCTGGACGTGGCAGGAGTTCCAGGACACGGCCAGGAAGCTGACCGACCCCGAGGCCGGGGTCTACGGCACGGCGGTCTCCCTCGACCAGGGCCACGTCGGCGTGCAGACCACCATCCCGCAGGCCGGTGGTTACGTCCTCTCCCCCGACAAGTCGAAGACCGGGTTCGGTGACCCCAAGACGGTGGCCGGGGTCAGGTACCTCACCGACATGATCGCCAACGGGTCCGCCCCGAAGCTGTCCACCACCGCGCAGACCGACATGAACAGCCTCTTCTTCTCCAGCAAGGTCGCGATGCTCTACCAGGGCTCGTGGTTCGCCAACGCGTACTCCCAGTCCGACCTCGCCAAGGCCGGCAAGATCGGTGTGGTCACCGTGCCGCACGGCCCGGCCGGCAACGCCACTCCGGGCTCGTCGCTGGGAAACGTGATGCCCGCCAAGGCGAAGCACCCTGAGCAGTCGTACAAGCTCATCGAGTTCCTCGGATCGAAGGCGGCGGCCGAGATCTACTCGCAGGAGGGTGTCGGACTCACCGCCTACCGGGAGACCGACCAGAACTACGTCGGCAAGTTCACCAAGGTGTTCGACCTGACCCCGGTGACCGAGGCCGTGAAGGTCGCCAACCCGCTGCCCGCGTCGCTCAACTCCTCGGTCTGGCTCAAGCAGCTCGTCGACGACCTCACGCCAGCCTTCGAGCAGAAGCAGAGCGCCGAGCAGGCCTGCGCGAAGCTCGCCACCGACATGCAGGGCGCCCTCGACCAGGAAAAGCGCAAGAAGTAG
- a CDS encoding carbohydrate ABC transporter permease, which yields MSQQLTRPRPLPAGGTRKGPPTRRRRGQAGRREALAGYLFILPLFLGVSLFAFYPLVRNFYLSMTETGVFAGETFVGADQYQRLVSDGEFWRALLNTFGYAAIAMLGIPISLVVAGLLNRSGLRFKSAYRVIFFLPVVTMPVAIGMIWQLLYNGNHGIINQLLGLVGISPVQWLSDSRFSLVAIGLVGVWAGIGHHVVLLLAALQNVPNELLEAAKLDGAGPVRRFRSVSVPMISPAVFLVSVLTVIHSMQTFDLVLIMMGPSNPAIQSAQTIVYYFYDQALIYHDRGYAAAIVTALLLVNLILTAMQFSLQKRWVHDDA from the coding sequence ATGTCTCAGCAGCTGACGCGGCCGCGTCCGCTGCCGGCCGGGGGGACCCGCAAGGGTCCCCCCACCCGCCGGCGACGTGGCCAGGCGGGACGACGAGAGGCGCTGGCGGGATACCTGTTCATCCTTCCGCTCTTCCTCGGCGTCTCCCTGTTCGCCTTCTACCCGTTGGTCCGGAACTTCTACCTCTCCATGACCGAGACCGGCGTCTTCGCCGGTGAGACATTCGTCGGCGCCGACCAGTACCAGCGACTCGTCTCCGACGGCGAGTTCTGGCGCGCCCTGCTCAACACGTTCGGCTACGCGGCCATCGCCATGCTCGGCATCCCGATCTCGCTGGTCGTCGCCGGGTTGCTCAACCGCAGCGGGCTTCGCTTCAAGTCGGCCTACCGGGTGATCTTCTTCCTGCCGGTGGTGACCATGCCGGTGGCGATCGGCATGATCTGGCAACTGCTCTACAACGGCAACCACGGGATCATCAACCAGCTCCTGGGTCTCGTCGGGATCTCCCCCGTGCAGTGGCTGAGCGACTCCCGCTTCTCGCTCGTCGCGATCGGGCTGGTCGGCGTCTGGGCCGGCATCGGACACCACGTGGTGCTGCTGCTGGCCGCGCTGCAGAACGTGCCCAACGAACTGCTGGAAGCGGCGAAGCTGGACGGAGCCGGCCCGGTTCGCCGGTTCCGGTCGGTGAGCGTGCCGATGATCAGCCCGGCCGTGTTCCTGGTGTCGGTGCTGACCGTCATCCACTCGATGCAGACCTTCGACCTGGTGCTGATCATGATGGGTCCGTCGAACCCGGCCATCCAGTCCGCCCAGACGATCGTCTACTACTTCTACGACCAGGCCCTCATCTACCACGACCGGGGCTACGCCGCCGCGATCGTCACCGCGTTGCTGCTGGTGAACCTGATCCTGACCGCCATGCAGTTCTCGCTGCAGAAGAGGTGGGTCCACGATGACGCGTGA
- a CDS encoding carbohydrate ABC transporter permease: MTRDAVKLASAPRRRPRHHRDSPMVWTHSMLIIGAVVMLFPFLWQILTSFKSIDESLLTPPVFLPTRWNLDNYRKVTDALPFGAMFLNSVASVVVRTIVQVAFCSLAGYAFARLRFPFRNTLFLLLLSIMMVPRELYLLPQSEIMKSLGWLNTLPGLIAPGLFSAFGTFLMRQFFLSLPKSLEEAAALDGAGYFRTFVSVMLPLARPGMIALAIFVALFSWNEVLWPLFVNSDTDRLNLAAGLSTLVGQGLADYPMMMAGSLLAEVPMIILFLLLQRRFIEGIAFTGSK; this comes from the coding sequence ATGACGCGTGATGCCGTGAAGCTCGCCTCGGCGCCGAGGCGCCGACCACGCCACCACCGCGACTCCCCCATGGTGTGGACCCACTCGATGCTGATCATCGGCGCCGTGGTGATGCTGTTCCCGTTCCTGTGGCAGATCCTGACCTCGTTCAAGTCGATCGACGAGTCCCTGCTGACGCCGCCGGTGTTCCTGCCCACCCGGTGGAACCTGGACAACTATCGGAAGGTGACCGACGCGCTGCCGTTCGGCGCGATGTTCCTCAACTCGGTCGCCTCGGTCGTGGTGCGGACCATCGTGCAGGTGGCGTTCTGCTCCCTGGCGGGGTACGCGTTCGCCCGCCTGCGGTTCCCGTTCCGCAACACGCTGTTCCTCCTGCTGTTGTCGATCATGATGGTCCCGCGGGAGCTGTACCTGCTGCCCCAGAGCGAGATCATGAAGTCGCTCGGCTGGCTGAACACCCTGCCGGGCCTGATCGCACCAGGCCTGTTCAGCGCGTTCGGCACGTTCCTCATGCGGCAGTTCTTCCTGAGCCTGCCGAAATCCCTGGAGGAGGCGGCGGCCCTGGACGGGGCGGGCTACTTCCGCACCTTCGTCTCGGTGATGCTGCCCCTGGCGCGGCCGGGAATGATCGCACTGGCGATCTTCGTCGCGTTGTTCTCCTGGAACGAGGTGCTCTGGCCGCTGTTCGTCAACTCGGACACCGACCGACTCAACCTGGCGGCCGGGCTCTCGACGCTCGTCGGCCAGGGACTGGCGGACTACCCAATGATGATGGCGGGTTCGCTACTCGCCGAGGTTCCCATGATCATCCTTTTCCTGCTGCTCCAACGCAGGTTCATCGAGGGCATCGCGTTCACCGGCTCCAAATGA
- a CDS encoding sulfatase-like hydrolase/transferase — protein MARNVLIFMTDQQRGATVLPGHRLKAKTPRLDEFRREALTFGRSYTPSPHCCPSRASLFTGLYPSQHGVWNNVNLTNALTRGPREGTKFWFSGFQQAGYDLVFSGKWHVSNAQMPADLGWRELFMPQRSRPQPESWDAQRELARAMEIRKAWRNPRPGPEERAEGEIVRPGFPRYVHYGVDENPFSDGTVVEHAVNWIRDETPDATAPWMLYVGTLGPHDWYTPPQRFLDLYDIDDISLPDNFADPMNDKPALYRRTRDRFDQLTEREHREAIRHYLAFCTYEDHLFGLLLDALEAAGTYDDTVILYLSDHGDYAGDHGLWTKGLPAFESAYHIPTIIRWPDMPVDMRGRTNDAKVSLVDIGPTLADICEATPPAQMSGHSLRPWLDGTRTDDVRDTLFFQSNGNEAYGIQRIVMTDDWKLVCNFFDDDELYDLRSDPDEMTNLLGGTRAERRVGVGPLDIVPEHLRDVVRELYQQMWTNALKYDDEIFNNYIMTAISTFGPTIVAAPTEAQGTQAPVPLAATPTNP, from the coding sequence ATGGCGCGTAACGTTCTGATCTTCATGACCGACCAGCAGCGCGGCGCTACCGTGCTGCCCGGCCACCGGCTGAAAGCCAAGACCCCCCGGCTGGACGAGTTCCGCCGAGAGGCGCTGACCTTCGGCCGTTCCTACACGCCGTCGCCGCACTGCTGCCCCTCGCGGGCGAGCCTGTTCACTGGGCTGTACCCGTCCCAGCACGGCGTCTGGAACAACGTCAACCTGACCAACGCGCTGACCCGCGGCCCGCGCGAGGGCACGAAGTTCTGGTTCTCCGGGTTCCAGCAGGCCGGCTACGACCTCGTCTTCAGCGGCAAGTGGCACGTCAGCAACGCCCAGATGCCGGCGGACCTCGGCTGGCGGGAGCTGTTCATGCCGCAGCGGTCGCGCCCGCAGCCGGAGTCCTGGGACGCCCAGCGCGAACTGGCCCGGGCCATGGAGATCCGCAAGGCCTGGCGCAACCCCCGCCCGGGCCCGGAGGAGCGCGCCGAGGGCGAGATCGTCCGTCCCGGCTTTCCGAGGTACGTGCACTACGGTGTCGACGAGAACCCCTTCTCCGACGGCACCGTGGTCGAGCACGCGGTGAACTGGATCCGCGACGAGACCCCCGACGCCACCGCGCCCTGGATGCTGTACGTCGGCACGCTCGGCCCGCACGACTGGTACACCCCGCCGCAGCGGTTCCTCGACCTGTACGACATCGACGACATCAGCCTCCCGGACAACTTCGCCGACCCGATGAACGACAAACCGGCCCTGTACCGGCGCACCCGGGACCGGTTCGACCAGCTCACCGAACGGGAACACCGTGAGGCCATCCGGCACTACCTGGCGTTCTGCACCTACGAGGACCACCTGTTCGGGCTGCTGCTCGACGCGCTCGAAGCGGCCGGAACCTACGACGACACGGTGATCCTCTACCTCTCCGACCACGGGGACTACGCCGGTGACCACGGGCTCTGGACCAAGGGACTGCCGGCCTTCGAGTCGGCCTACCACATCCCGACGATCATCCGCTGGCCGGACATGCCGGTGGACATGCGCGGCCGGACGAACGACGCCAAGGTGTCGCTGGTCGACATCGGCCCCACGCTGGCCGACATCTGCGAAGCCACGCCGCCGGCGCAGATGTCGGGTCACTCGCTACGGCCATGGCTCGACGGCACCCGCACCGACGACGTCCGGGACACCCTGTTCTTCCAGTCCAACGGCAACGAGGCGTACGGCATCCAGCGCATCGTCATGACCGACGACTGGAAACTGGTCTGCAACTTCTTCGACGACGACGAGCTGTACGACCTGCGCTCGGATCCCGACGAGATGACCAACCTGCTCGGCGGGACGCGGGCCGAGCGACGGGTGGGGGTCGGACCGTTGGACATCGTGCCGGAGCACCTGCGTGACGTCGTCCGGGAGCTCTACCAGCAGATGTGGACCAACGCGCTGAAGTACGACGACGAGATCTTCAACAACTACATCATGACCGCCATCTCCACCTTCGGGCCGACCATCGTCGCCGCGCCGACGGAGGCGCAGGGCACGCAGGCACCGGTCCCCCTCGCGGCCACCCCCACCAACCCGTGA
- a CDS encoding glycoside hydrolase family 27 protein, with protein MTVAAVPPMGWNSWDSYGASVTEEEILANAEVLARELLPYGWDTLVVDIQWYEPGAESNAYRPFVPLEMDEYSRLVPAVNRFPSAKDGRGFAPLAEKIHAMGLKFGIHIMRGVPRQAAHAGTPILGSSATARQIAHTSSICPWNTDMYGVDANQPGAQEYYNSLFELYASWGVDFVKADDMLLPYHRGEINLMRNALDACGREMVLSLSCGPTPVSEAEHLMSRAHMWRTTADFWDRWSDLQEAFDICAAWAPYAGPGHWPDADMLPLGQIALRSGETGIRDRYTRFTRPEQVTLMTLWCIVRSPLMLGTDLTRLDEETRSLLTNPEVLAVLVDGANAREVHREDGIIVWTSQLADSSTALAVFNVGRDDRDVQVDLRSVGLGGNVALRDLWSRSDHGKASGHTVVHIEAHGARLFRVDRLG; from the coding sequence ATGACAGTGGCAGCCGTCCCGCCGATGGGCTGGAACAGCTGGGATTCCTATGGCGCCAGCGTGACCGAGGAGGAGATCCTGGCCAACGCGGAGGTGCTGGCCAGGGAGCTGCTGCCGTACGGCTGGGACACCCTCGTCGTCGACATCCAGTGGTACGAGCCCGGCGCGGAGAGCAATGCCTACCGCCCGTTCGTGCCACTGGAGATGGACGAGTACTCCCGGCTCGTACCGGCGGTCAACCGGTTCCCGTCCGCGAAGGACGGCCGCGGGTTCGCCCCGCTGGCCGAGAAGATCCACGCGATGGGCCTCAAGTTCGGCATCCACATCATGCGGGGCGTTCCCCGGCAGGCCGCACACGCGGGTACCCCGATCCTCGGCAGCTCCGCCACGGCACGCCAGATCGCGCACACCAGCTCCATCTGCCCGTGGAACACCGACATGTACGGCGTGGACGCGAACCAGCCCGGGGCCCAGGAGTACTACAACTCCCTGTTCGAGCTGTACGCGTCGTGGGGCGTCGACTTCGTCAAGGCCGACGACATGCTGCTGCCCTACCACCGTGGCGAGATCAACCTCATGCGCAACGCGCTGGACGCGTGTGGACGGGAGATGGTGCTCAGTCTCTCCTGCGGGCCGACGCCCGTGTCCGAGGCCGAGCACCTGATGTCCCGGGCGCACATGTGGCGGACGACCGCCGACTTCTGGGACAGGTGGAGCGACCTCCAGGAAGCCTTCGACATCTGCGCGGCCTGGGCGCCCTACGCCGGCCCGGGCCACTGGCCGGACGCGGACATGCTGCCGCTGGGACAGATCGCGCTGCGCTCCGGTGAAACCGGCATCCGGGACCGCTACACCCGGTTCACCAGGCCGGAGCAGGTGACCCTCATGACGCTGTGGTGCATCGTGCGGTCACCGCTCATGCTCGGCACGGACCTGACCCGGCTGGACGAGGAGACCAGGAGCCTCCTGACCAATCCCGAGGTCCTGGCCGTCCTGGTCGACGGCGCGAACGCCCGCGAGGTCCACCGCGAGGACGGGATCATCGTCTGGACCTCACAGCTCGCGGACTCGTCCACCGCCCTGGCCGTGTTCAACGTCGGCCGGGACGACCGGGACGTCCAGGTGGACCTCCGCTCGGTGGGCCTCGGTGGCAACGTGGCGCTGCGTGACCTGTGGAGCCGCTCCGACCACGGCAAGGCGTCCGGGCACACCGTCGTGCACATCGAGGCGCACGGCGCTCGGCTGTTCCGCGTCGACCGCCTGGGCTGA